A window from Clostridiales bacterium encodes these proteins:
- a CDS encoding elongation factor Ts, translating to MEITAKMVKDLRECTGAGMMECKKALTESQGDMDAAVDILRTKGLAALAKKAGRATNEGVIGGYVSDDGRTGALVELNCETDFVARNADFKTFVTEIATHVAGAAPSDISELMAQTFTDRDMTFEAVLGESVGRIGENIQVPRFERYELGSDAGAITIYIHGVGNIGVMTEIAATSDEAATSTVFAAFARDIAMQIAATSPIAVHRDDMPSSIVEHEMDIYKAQAAESGKPEAIQEKIARGRLDKFYKEVCLLEQDFVKDPDSSVSAYTDRVAKELGTGIEIVRFTRFVLGETAESSDQ from the coding sequence ATGGAGATCACTGCCAAGATGGTTAAGGACCTGCGCGAGTGCACTGGCGCGGGCATGATGGAGTGCAAGAAGGCCCTCACAGAATCCCAAGGGGATATGGATGCCGCTGTTGATATTTTGCGCACCAAGGGCCTAGCGGCGCTGGCAAAGAAGGCGGGCCGCGCCACCAACGAAGGAGTCATCGGCGGGTATGTAAGTGATGACGGGCGCACAGGCGCGCTCGTTGAGCTGAACTGCGAGACCGACTTCGTCGCCCGCAACGCCGATTTCAAGACCTTTGTCACCGAAATCGCGACGCATGTTGCGGGTGCGGCCCCGTCGGACATCTCGGAACTGATGGCGCAGACCTTCACCGACCGAGACATGACGTTTGAGGCCGTGCTCGGCGAGAGTGTCGGACGAATCGGCGAGAACATCCAAGTTCCTCGCTTTGAGCGCTACGAACTTGGTTCGGATGCGGGCGCTATCACGATCTACATCCACGGTGTAGGAAACATCGGAGTGATGACCGAGATTGCCGCCACAAGCGACGAAGCCGCGACCTCCACCGTCTTCGCGGCGTTCGCCCGCGACATCGCGATGCAGATCGCGGCCACGTCACCGATCGCCGTGCATCGTGACGACATGCCCTCCAGCATCGTTGAGCATGAGATGGACATATACAAAGCACAGGCAGCCGAGAGCGGCAAACCTGAAGCCATTCAGGAGAAGATCGCTCGCGGCCGTCTCGACAAGTTCTACAAGGAAGTCTGTCTTCTCGAGCAGGATTTTGTGAAGGATCCGGACTCCAGCGTTTCCGCGTATACGGATCGCGTCGCAAAGGAACTGGGGACCGGAATCGAAATCGTCCGGTTCACGCGTTTCGTGCTCGGAGAGACCGCGGAATCCTCGGATCAGTGA
- a CDS encoding UMP kinase → MEQFRFRRVLLKLSGEALMGDAANGIDPAVLEMLSSQIKPVVDAGVQVAVVVGGGNIFRGLAAASSGMDRAQADYMGMLATMMNSLALQDSLERSGVFTRVMSAIEMQAIAEPYIRRRAIRHIEKGRVVIFAAGTGNPYFTTDTAAALRALEIGAECIMKATKVDGVYDTDPKTNPNAVRFEELTYIEVLNRGIQVMDSTAISLCMDNNLPILVFNIETEGNIRRALMGEKVGTTVRGES, encoded by the coding sequence GTGGAGCAGTTCCGCTTTCGAAGGGTGTTGCTAAAGCTATCAGGTGAAGCGCTCATGGGCGATGCGGCCAACGGCATCGATCCAGCGGTGCTCGAGATGCTGTCCTCTCAGATCAAGCCAGTCGTCGACGCGGGCGTCCAAGTTGCTGTCGTCGTCGGCGGCGGCAACATCTTCAGAGGGCTCGCCGCCGCCTCATCGGGAATGGACCGTGCTCAAGCGGATTACATGGGCATGCTCGCTACCATGATGAACTCTCTCGCGCTACAGGATTCGCTTGAGCGAAGTGGCGTGTTCACACGGGTGATGAGCGCCATTGAGATGCAGGCTATCGCTGAACCCTACATCCGCAGACGTGCCATACGGCACATCGAAAAGGGCCGCGTCGTCATTTTCGCCGCTGGAACTGGCAATCCGTACTTCACCACCGACACCGCCGCCGCACTGAGGGCGCTCGAGATCGGTGCGGAGTGCATCATGAAGGCAACCAAAGTCGATGGCGTCTACGACACCGACCCAAAGACCAACCCCAACGCCGTGAGGTTCGAAGAGCTCACCTACATCGAAGTTCTCAACCGTGGAATCCAGGTGATGGACTCCACTGCGATCTCACTTTGCATGGACAACAATCTTCCGATACTTGTGTTCAACATCGAGACGGAAGGAAACATCCGGCGTGCGCTCATGGGTGAGAAAGTCGGGACCACAGTGAGAGGAGAGAGCTGA
- the frr gene encoding ribosome recycling factor, whose product MTAATIKDASEHMDKTLASLAHEFAAVRTGRASGAILEKVMVEYYGVATPLLQIASVSTPEPQLLVVQPYDKTAMNAIEKAIRGSDLGLNPMNDGQLIRVPFPPLTEERRRELVKICRGYTEEARVACRNIRREANERIKRAEKAGEITQDDLHRAEAEIQKITDKHIADIDEALKRKEAEIMEV is encoded by the coding sequence ATGACCGCAGCGACGATCAAAGATGCGTCGGAACACATGGACAAAACGCTCGCTTCGCTGGCGCATGAGTTTGCAGCTGTGCGAACAGGTCGAGCATCTGGCGCGATCTTAGAGAAGGTGATGGTGGAGTACTACGGGGTAGCGACCCCACTCCTTCAGATTGCGTCAGTGAGCACCCCTGAACCGCAGCTCCTTGTCGTTCAACCGTACGACAAGACGGCGATGAACGCGATCGAGAAGGCGATACGCGGTTCCGATCTCGGGCTGAACCCCATGAACGACGGCCAGCTCATCAGAGTCCCATTCCCGCCGCTCACCGAAGAGCGCCGAAGGGAACTTGTCAAGATATGCCGTGGCTATACGGAGGAAGCGCGCGTCGCATGCCGCAACATTCGGCGTGAAGCTAATGAAAGAATAAAGAGGGCCGAGAAGGCGGGGGAGATCACCCAAGACGACCTGCACCGCGCCGAGGCCGAGATTCAGAAGATCACGGACAAGCACATCGCCGATATCGACGAAGCGCTCAAGCGCAAAGAAGCAGAGATCATGGAGGTCTAG
- the uppS gene encoding di-trans,poly-cis-decaprenylcistransferase has protein sequence MDGNGRWAAARGLPRVAGHREGAKAVRELIAGAIELGVKSLTIYSFSSENWSRPKDEVSGLMLLFVEVLERELANLEKLRVRVLVAGAIDELPDETADAFRRTIERTALNDVLTLVVALNYGGREEIANAVRSIAREVKAGDLDPSAITEHTVAEHLYVPEVPDPDLVIRTSGEMRVSNFLLWQIAYAEFYVTSVLWPDFDRHELLRAILDFQSRSRRFGGR, from the coding sequence ATGGACGGCAACGGTAGATGGGCGGCCGCACGCGGTTTGCCTCGGGTCGCCGGCCACCGCGAGGGAGCTAAGGCGGTGCGCGAGCTAATCGCTGGCGCAATTGAGCTTGGTGTCAAGTCACTCACCATTTACTCGTTTTCATCCGAGAACTGGTCGCGTCCCAAAGACGAGGTGTCTGGACTGATGCTCCTCTTCGTCGAAGTGCTCGAACGCGAGCTTGCGAATCTGGAGAAGTTGCGAGTCCGGGTCCTCGTAGCTGGAGCGATCGACGAACTTCCAGATGAGACCGCTGATGCCTTCCGCAGAACCATCGAGCGTACCGCCCTCAACGATGTCCTCACTTTGGTAGTCGCTCTCAACTACGGTGGCCGTGAGGAAATCGCGAACGCTGTCCGGTCGATAGCGCGCGAGGTCAAAGCGGGAGACCTTGACCCGTCCGCGATCACGGAACACACGGTTGCCGAGCATCTATACGTTCCCGAAGTACCTGATCCAGACCTCGTCATCCGCACAAGCGGGGAAATGCGTGTGTCAAACTTCCTTCTGTGGCAGATCGCCTACGCCGAGTTTTACGTCACCAGCGTCCTTTGGCCGGATTTCGACCGGCATGAGCTCTTGCGCGCGATCCTTGATTTCCAGTCTCGCTCCCGCCGCTTCGGGGGTCGATGA
- a CDS encoding phosphatidate cytidylyltransferase: MADATSRPALGLSSLPTRLTTAIAYAAVFCAAIIWGGPFAVAVLCALLAGGAALELTRIIHDRRVGLGSDFLAVAFCAITPIAVTLWGSSALSVIAVLALTSIAIRHLVQTIPLSESSASLFAIVYLGLSIAHFPMIRALEDGLALSLTVLISVWANDVFAFVVGSVFGRHKLAPSISPNKSWEGFVAGTCATIAVWVAAASFADTGLDAAWSVAMGLLIALVATGGDLFESRIKREAGVKDSGNALPGHGGFLDRIDSLVAVSFVAYYALLFAGAK; encoded by the coding sequence GTGGCCGATGCGACCTCTCGCCCCGCTTTGGGGCTGTCAAGCCTGCCCACTAGACTCACTACCGCGATCGCCTACGCCGCCGTCTTTTGCGCCGCGATCATCTGGGGCGGCCCGTTTGCGGTAGCCGTGCTTTGCGCGTTGTTGGCTGGTGGCGCCGCGCTCGAGCTTACCCGCATCATCCATGACCGCCGCGTCGGTTTGGGGAGTGATTTCCTTGCCGTGGCCTTCTGCGCGATAACACCGATCGCCGTCACCCTCTGGGGATCTTCCGCCTTGTCCGTGATTGCAGTCTTGGCATTGACGTCGATTGCGATTCGGCATTTAGTGCAAACGATCCCGCTTAGCGAATCGTCCGCAAGCCTGTTCGCGATCGTCTATCTGGGGTTGTCCATCGCTCACTTCCCGATGATTCGCGCACTCGAAGACGGACTGGCTCTATCACTCACCGTTCTCATCAGCGTCTGGGCCAACGACGTGTTCGCCTTCGTCGTCGGCTCGGTTTTTGGCCGGCACAAACTCGCCCCCAGCATCTCCCCAAACAAGTCATGGGAAGGTTTTGTGGCCGGAACGTGCGCGACGATAGCCGTGTGGGTGGCTGCCGCTTCGTTCGCCGATACCGGGCTTGACGCCGCGTGGAGTGTGGCCATGGGCCTCCTCATCGCATTAGTAGCCACTGGCGGAGACCTATTCGAGTCCCGTATCAAGCGTGAAGCAGGGGTGAAAGACTCCGGCAACGCTCTTCCCGGACACGGTGGCTTTCTTGACCGCATCGACAGCCTTGTGGCGGTTTCCTTCGTTGCCTACTACGCGCTTCTGTTCGCGGGTGCCAAGTGA
- the dxr gene encoding 1-deoxy-D-xylulose-5-phosphate reductoisomerase, translated as MGRIRLAVLGSTGSIGRQTLEVAAAHADRVEVVALAAHSSAKLIVEQAVAHGVKRIALADERAADRAAQLTSGLDVTVASGAPAVAHIAVASDADVVVNALVGAVGLRATVNSLESGATLGLANKESLVAGGDLVMRLARPGRVIPVDSEHSAIFQCLTGEDARDVTALWLTASGGPFRGRTREQLINVTAEDALAHPTWRMGRKISIDSATLMNKGLEAIEAHHLFAVDYDRIRIVVHPQSCIHSMVEYADGSVKAHLGATDMRIPIQYALSHPRRWHAPVEPVDFARAGSLDFEPPDIETFRCLALAFEAGRAGGTMPAVLNAANEVAVAAFLGGACGFTAIEAAVERVMEAHNAETIDSLEHIEAVDAWARTRAADVLRL; from the coding sequence ATGGGACGCATCCGTCTTGCGGTACTCGGATCAACCGGATCTATCGGACGCCAGACTCTCGAGGTGGCAGCCGCACATGCAGACCGTGTCGAGGTCGTCGCACTCGCCGCGCACTCCTCGGCGAAGCTTATCGTTGAACAAGCGGTGGCTCACGGCGTCAAGCGCATCGCCCTTGCCGATGAGCGCGCGGCGGACCGTGCGGCACAGCTGACGAGCGGCCTGGACGTGACAGTCGCCTCAGGCGCACCGGCGGTAGCCCACATCGCTGTGGCGTCCGATGCCGATGTCGTGGTGAACGCACTTGTGGGGGCGGTCGGTCTGCGCGCTACGGTGAATTCGCTCGAATCGGGCGCCACGCTTGGACTCGCGAACAAGGAGTCTTTAGTCGCGGGTGGCGACCTTGTGATGCGGTTAGCTCGTCCCGGACGCGTTATCCCTGTCGACTCGGAACACTCGGCCATTTTCCAGTGCCTTACTGGCGAAGACGCACGTGACGTGACGGCCCTTTGGCTCACGGCGAGCGGTGGACCGTTTCGCGGCCGTACCCGCGAGCAACTCATCAACGTCACTGCCGAGGATGCGCTGGCGCATCCCACCTGGCGCATGGGGCGAAAAATCTCCATAGACTCGGCCACGCTCATGAACAAGGGACTCGAGGCGATCGAGGCCCACCACTTGTTCGCCGTCGACTATGACCGCATCCGGATTGTGGTTCATCCGCAGTCTTGCATTCATTCGATGGTTGAGTACGCCGACGGTTCGGTGAAGGCGCACCTCGGTGCAACGGATATGCGCATCCCGATACAGTACGCTCTTTCACACCCGCGCAGATGGCACGCACCGGTAGAACCCGTCGACTTCGCACGTGCGGGATCACTCGATTTTGAGCCTCCGGACATCGAGACATTCCGGTGCCTAGCGCTCGCTTTCGAAGCGGGACGCGCAGGCGGCACGATGCCGGCGGTTCTCAACGCAGCCAACGAAGTCGCGGTAGCGGCGTTTCTTGGCGGAGCATGCGGATTCACCGCCATCGAAGCCGCGGTGGAACGTGTGATGGAGGCGCACAACGCAGAAACGATCGATTCGCTCGAACACATCGAAGCGGTCGACGCGTGGGCCAGGACACGAGCGGCAGACGTGTTACGGCTTTGA
- a CDS encoding site-2 protease family protein — protein sequence MPEALTTILWGVLTFSILVILHEGGHYIAARAFRVKVHEFMVGLPGPAIRINTKSGTAFGVTAIPLGGYVRIAGMEPGPEDPLLARALQAAAVEGRIDASRLAGAIGVDTNRASSLLVTLADWGVLTPADDDDISYVSTISATYDDDPALLLDAARSVTYRALSTWKRLVVLSAGVLVNLVAAILVFTVVLSVWGYYTQSLTLYDVSEGSGAQAAGLQAGDTIVAIDDEPIDDWMELITVVGAAKPGETLRLDYRREGDIGETGVVLGQTPEGRPQLGIVADVEHITLSVPDAFVEGVKMTGLVFQAIGRFFNPATFAEAAEGARSVVGITVEVAEAARTGPLNYAWIVALLSLSLGVMNILPIPPLDGGRILIEVIERITGRPLGRRLAVGVSITGALLLFSLIGVLMYADVMRYFVTP from the coding sequence ATGCCTGAAGCACTCACCACCATTCTCTGGGGCGTCTTGACCTTCTCGATCCTTGTGATCCTCCACGAAGGTGGCCACTACATTGCCGCGCGGGCGTTTCGCGTGAAGGTGCACGAGTTCATGGTGGGTCTGCCCGGACCAGCGATCCGCATCAACACCAAGTCAGGAACCGCATTTGGCGTGACCGCGATCCCTCTGGGCGGGTACGTGCGTATCGCGGGGATGGAACCAGGTCCGGAAGATCCGCTCCTCGCGCGTGCGCTTCAAGCGGCCGCTGTCGAGGGCCGGATAGACGCAAGCAGACTTGCTGGAGCGATCGGTGTCGACACGAATCGCGCTAGCTCACTTCTTGTCACCCTCGCGGACTGGGGAGTGCTCACGCCGGCAGACGATGATGACATCTCGTATGTCTCCACCATCAGCGCCACCTACGACGACGATCCGGCCCTGCTACTCGACGCTGCCCGGTCGGTCACCTACCGGGCCCTGTCCACGTGGAAACGGCTCGTGGTGCTATCCGCTGGCGTGCTCGTAAACCTCGTAGCTGCGATTCTCGTGTTTACAGTCGTGCTTTCGGTGTGGGGATACTACACGCAATCACTCACACTCTACGACGTGAGTGAAGGGTCAGGGGCACAGGCTGCGGGCCTTCAGGCTGGCGACACGATCGTCGCGATCGATGACGAGCCCATCGATGACTGGATGGAGCTCATCACCGTGGTGGGAGCAGCCAAACCCGGCGAGACGCTTCGACTCGACTATCGACGTGAAGGTGATATCGGCGAAACCGGCGTGGTTCTCGGCCAGACCCCCGAAGGCCGTCCCCAACTCGGTATCGTCGCGGATGTCGAACACATCACCTTAAGCGTGCCGGACGCCTTCGTCGAGGGTGTCAAGATGACCGGCTTGGTCTTCCAGGCCATCGGAAGGTTCTTCAACCCCGCAACGTTTGCCGAGGCCGCCGAGGGTGCCCGCAGTGTCGTGGGGATCACCGTTGAAGTCGCCGAAGCGGCACGGACCGGTCCGCTCAACTACGCGTGGATCGTCGCGCTCCTCTCGCTTTCCCTCGGAGTCATGAACATCTTGCCGATTCCCCCTCTCGACGGAGGCCGCATTCTTATCGAAGTGATCGAGCGAATTACGGGACGGCCGCTTGGGCGGCGTCTGGCAGTCGGAGTGAGCATCACTGGGGCGCTACTGCTTTTCAGCCTGATCGGTGTGCTCATGTACGCTGACGTCATGAGGTATTTCGTTACGCCGTGA
- the ispG gene encoding flavodoxin-dependent (E)-4-hydroxy-3-methylbut-2-enyl-diphosphate synthase, whose translation MVLRVETKPVVVGNVTIGGGAPIAVQSMTTTDTTDPAATLAQIGALEAAGCEIVRVAIPRSDALEGFSAICASSPMPVVADIHFDHQLAIEAARTGASALRINPGNIGSMGRVDAVIEAAGEAGIPIRIGVNAGSLADEYADRDWPLADKLVASVVAFTEHFESRGFTNIVLSAKASSVTSTVAAYRALSKLVAYPLHVGVTEAGTSLSGTVKSAVGVGILLAEGIGDTIRVSLTADPVDEILVAWEILSALDLRRRTPELVSCPTCARCQIDLIPIAEEIERRLKTRESSLKVAVMGCAVNGPGEAREADIGVAAGQGVGLIFAKGKPLRKVPESEIVSALMEEVDRLGGTTK comes from the coding sequence GTGGTTTTGCGGGTTGAGACTAAGCCTGTCGTCGTTGGAAACGTCACCATCGGAGGCGGCGCACCGATCGCCGTTCAATCGATGACCACGACCGACACCACCGATCCCGCGGCAACCCTCGCTCAAATCGGTGCCCTTGAAGCCGCCGGATGCGAGATCGTGCGTGTCGCCATACCTCGTTCGGACGCACTCGAGGGTTTCAGCGCTATTTGCGCGTCGTCGCCAATGCCAGTTGTCGCCGATATACACTTCGACCACCAGCTCGCGATCGAAGCCGCTCGCACAGGCGCCTCCGCGCTCCGCATCAATCCCGGCAACATCGGCTCCATGGGCCGCGTCGACGCCGTCATCGAAGCCGCGGGCGAGGCGGGCATCCCGATCCGCATCGGCGTCAACGCTGGTTCTCTCGCCGATGAGTACGCAGACCGTGACTGGCCGCTCGCCGATAAGCTTGTTGCGAGCGTGGTCGCGTTCACCGAGCACTTCGAGTCACGCGGCTTCACCAATATCGTGCTTTCAGCCAAAGCCTCAAGTGTCACCTCGACGGTGGCGGCGTACCGAGCGCTCTCCAAGCTCGTCGCGTATCCACTGCACGTCGGGGTCACCGAAGCCGGCACGTCACTGTCTGGCACTGTGAAGTCGGCGGTAGGGGTGGGCATTCTGCTTGCCGAGGGCATCGGTGACACCATTCGAGTCTCGCTTACGGCCGATCCGGTCGACGAGATCCTCGTCGCGTGGGAGATACTCTCAGCGCTTGATCTCAGGAGGCGAACACCTGAACTGGTGAGCTGCCCCACGTGCGCGCGGTGCCAGATCGACCTGATCCCAATCGCTGAGGAGATCGAGAGGCGCCTTAAGACACGGGAGAGCTCTCTCAAGGTCGCGGTCATGGGGTGCGCCGTAAACGGCCCTGGGGAGGCCAGAGAAGCCGACATCGGGGTTGCCGCAGGCCAGGGAGTCGGCCTGATCTTCGCCAAGGGCAAGCCTTTACGCAAGGTTCCCGAGTCAGAGATCGTCTCGGCCCTCATGGAAGAAGTCGACCGACTCGGCGGCACCACGAAGTAG
- a CDS encoding proline--tRNA ligase yields MSHSRVALRASAVYAPTLKEVPTEAEIASHRLMLRAGLIRKAAAGIYSFLPLGYRCVRKVEQIVREEMDAIGSQELLLPIVQPAELWHESGRWSEYGPELARLTDRAGREFCLGPTHEEIITALVRNDVRSYRELPLSLYQINMKFRDEMRPRFGLLRGREFIMKDAYSFHTSYESLQEHYDEQARAYGRICDRLGLKWRPVNAESGQIGGTVTTEFMALAESGEAELVYCACGWAANVDAAESVVPRASLVTAPRPMEKVHTPDLRTIADLAQAFNISAHDTVKTMAGKTADGSLVYFCVPGDRELNPIKAQRAVPGVTLLAEEDFAAYGLPRGSLGPVKPAETTLLVADRSLEGEVAWGIGANENDYHFFGAMPGRDFQIDVWADLVVARPGDGCPECGGVLEGARGIEVSQVFQLGTKYSEAMGATFTGDDGSECPFVMGCYGVGITRSLAAVIEQHHDDHGIVWPMSVAPLHVAVVPLSVGEATVYPVAESIWNDLADAGIEVIIDDRDERPGVKFADTDLIGYPIQIVVGKKGVAAGVVEVKDRATGTREEVPIEAAASHAAAMVRDALASLCAV; encoded by the coding sequence GTGTCACACAGCCGAGTCGCCCTTCGCGCCAGCGCAGTATACGCACCCACCCTGAAGGAGGTGCCCACCGAGGCGGAAATCGCATCCCACCGCCTCATGCTGCGCGCGGGACTCATCCGTAAGGCGGCGGCGGGAATCTACTCGTTTCTGCCACTGGGCTACCGATGCGTGCGCAAAGTCGAGCAGATCGTTCGTGAGGAGATGGACGCGATCGGGAGCCAGGAACTCCTGCTTCCCATCGTGCAGCCTGCCGAGCTATGGCATGAGTCGGGCCGCTGGTCGGAGTACGGCCCTGAGCTGGCGCGCCTCACTGACCGGGCAGGAAGAGAGTTCTGTCTCGGCCCCACTCACGAGGAGATCATCACGGCGCTCGTGCGAAACGACGTCCGTTCGTACCGCGAGCTTCCGCTTTCGCTCTACCAGATCAACATGAAGTTCCGCGATGAGATGCGGCCGCGCTTCGGCCTGCTTCGGGGCCGCGAATTCATAATGAAAGACGCGTACTCGTTCCACACATCCTACGAATCGCTCCAGGAGCACTACGACGAACAAGCGCGCGCATACGGGCGCATCTGTGACCGCCTCGGCCTGAAGTGGCGTCCCGTCAATGCGGAGTCCGGTCAGATTGGCGGCACCGTGACGACCGAATTCATGGCGCTTGCCGAGTCTGGCGAGGCTGAGCTCGTGTACTGCGCGTGCGGCTGGGCCGCCAACGTGGATGCGGCTGAAAGCGTCGTGCCAAGAGCTTCCTTGGTGACTGCGCCTCGCCCGATGGAAAAGGTGCACACTCCTGACCTCCGAACGATCGCTGACCTCGCCCAAGCCTTCAACATTTCCGCGCACGACACCGTAAAGACAATGGCGGGGAAGACCGCCGATGGAAGTCTTGTCTATTTTTGCGTGCCTGGAGACCGCGAACTCAATCCCATAAAGGCCCAGCGGGCGGTTCCCGGTGTCACCCTTCTTGCCGAGGAGGACTTCGCGGCGTACGGGCTTCCCCGGGGCTCACTTGGCCCGGTGAAACCGGCGGAAACCACCCTTCTGGTGGCGGACCGGTCGCTTGAAGGTGAGGTTGCGTGGGGGATCGGCGCTAACGAAAACGACTACCACTTCTTCGGCGCGATGCCTGGCCGCGACTTTCAGATCGACGTCTGGGCCGACCTGGTGGTGGCCCGCCCCGGCGATGGTTGCCCCGAGTGCGGGGGAGTGCTCGAGGGCGCGCGCGGGATCGAGGTCTCGCAGGTGTTCCAGCTCGGCACGAAGTACTCCGAGGCGATGGGTGCCACCTTCACCGGTGACGACGGCTCGGAGTGTCCCTTTGTCATGGGATGTTACGGAGTTGGCATAACGCGCTCGCTCGCCGCGGTCATCGAGCAGCACCACGACGACCACGGCATCGTATGGCCGATGAGCGTAGCACCACTGCACGTCGCGGTAGTCCCTCTGTCGGTGGGAGAGGCCACCGTCTATCCGGTCGCCGAGAGTATCTGGAACGATCTCGCGGACGCCGGAATCGAAGTCATCATCGACGACCGCGATGAGCGGCCCGGCGTCAAGTTCGCCGACACCGACCTCATCGGCTATCCAATCCAGATCGTCGTTGGCAAAAAGGGTGTCGCGGCGGGGGTTGTCGAAGTGAAGGACCGCGCGACAGGCACGCGCGAGGAGGTACCCATCGAAGCGGCCGCTTCGCACGCCGCGGCCATGGTACGCGACGCCCTCGCGTCGCTTTGCGCAGTGTGA
- the dusB gene encoding tRNA dihydrouridine synthase DusB, translating into MNRPGSSIHALLPPRSVVLGPMAGITEAPFRAICKRLGAALTYTEMVSAAGLHFNPASRVSAALLTVAPEEAPCAVQLFGSDPEVMAAQAQRVVERLSSSVALIDINMGCPVSKITGKGEGAALMRTPDLAARIVSRVAERCGVPVSVKCRAGWASDSVNAVEFARLMTRAGASLITVHGRTRDQFYRGAADWTVISRVRDAVDIPVIGSGDVLSAGDIARMFELAGVHAVMVARGAQGDPWIFERARFLLDTGTEPPPPSAFMRIDMAREHGAALVAFGGERAFVRMRKHAGWYMTGLPGATRVRERVNAATSHAELDSILAEYRQHLSDKGLTE; encoded by the coding sequence ATGAATAGACCAGGAAGCAGCATCCACGCCCTGTTGCCGCCGCGAAGCGTCGTTCTCGGACCGATGGCCGGGATCACAGAAGCGCCCTTTCGCGCAATATGCAAGCGCCTCGGTGCCGCTCTCACATACACCGAAATGGTCAGCGCGGCAGGACTCCACTTCAACCCGGCTTCGCGAGTCTCCGCCGCACTGCTCACTGTGGCCCCGGAAGAAGCCCCGTGCGCTGTTCAGCTCTTTGGCTCCGACCCTGAAGTCATGGCCGCCCAGGCGCAGCGCGTTGTCGAACGCCTGTCCTCATCTGTTGCGCTCATCGACATCAACATGGGATGCCCTGTGAGCAAGATCACCGGCAAGGGCGAGGGGGCGGCCCTCATGCGCACGCCAGACCTAGCCGCTCGCATCGTCTCACGAGTGGCCGAGAGGTGTGGCGTGCCCGTCTCCGTGAAATGTCGGGCTGGATGGGCTAGCGATTCAGTCAACGCCGTCGAGTTCGCGCGTCTGATGACACGAGCCGGTGCCTCGCTCATAACCGTACACGGCCGGACTCGCGACCAGTTCTACCGAGGTGCGGCCGATTGGACCGTGATCTCGCGGGTACGCGACGCGGTCGATATCCCGGTGATCGGCAGCGGTGATGTTCTCTCGGCGGGCGACATCGCACGGATGTTCGAGTTGGCGGGCGTTCACGCGGTGATGGTGGCACGTGGCGCCCAGGGCGATCCGTGGATATTCGAGCGTGCGCGCTTCCTGCTTGACACCGGAACGGAACCGCCGCCGCCCAGTGCGTTCATGCGCATCGACATGGCACGTGAACATGGCGCGGCCCTTGTCGCGTTTGGCGGGGAACGGGCGTTTGTGAGGATGCGCAAGCATGCGGGTTGGTACATGACCGGACTCCCTGGTGCGACGCGTGTGCGCGAGCGTGTCAACGCCGCCACGTCCCACGCTGAGTTGGATAGCATTCTCGCCGAGTACCGGCAGCACCTCTCGGACAAGGGGCTTACGGAGTAA